The DNA window ATCATTTTATCCtaacagccttgttttcattcctgtcaaaatattaaacatcacagtttgatgataatgttttcatgttagGTTAATGTTATGGTagaccgtaaaaaaaaaaaattaataaaaaataatttgtgccTGAATTGATTTTTAcgttacattattcatttagctgatgcttttatccaaagcaagttacaattgctatatactgtatgtcagaggtcgcaccacctctggagcaactaggagttaagtgtcttgctcagggacacattggtgtcttacagtggattcaaacccaggtctctcacaccaaaggcatgtgtcttatccactgtgccatcAACATTTTAGAAGATCATGAGATACCAAAGTGTTCTGCATTTATGTGAAGTGCCTTAAAACATCAACCCTTAAATACAGTGTTTCCTGCATTTACACAGAGGCGCTCACAACCATTCTTCTACCTGCTTTGTGCACAAAACTTCTGATGATGACATTCTCCACAACATGAGCGCTCAGTTCATGCAGTTGCCTGGTTAAATCCTCCAGTTCTGAATCCAGCTGCAAGAAATctcaataaatatgaatattgacaacaacataaaaatgagTGTGTCACCCTTCTTGATTGTGCTATTGTGCTATATGCAGTGTTGGGcaatgttacttttaaaagtagtgCATTAGAATATTGTGTCACTCCCCataaatttacttatttactttcaTTGGAAACTAATGGTGTGATGTTACTCTTGTATTACTTTTTCTCATTTGCTTATTAGTCTGATTGCATTGGTTCATCGAGTTCTAAGACATTAGTTAAATAAAATGGGAAGAAATACCAAGcctcaaacccatgacctttggGTTTCAAGTCAGACTCTCTTACCATAAGGCCATGACTGCCCCGTTACATAATCTGATTATGTAGCTCACATATTTGTAATGTGTAACCGACAAAACTGGAACAAATCTATATGTATTTTGAAGTATTGTTCTATATTGTTATTGGCTTCTTCTTGCCTGGTTTGTCTTGTTTTATCTCGAGTTTGAGTTTGTTTGGTTGGAGTGACATTGAATCGGATTTTCAAATGATCAAATCCGATGTGGTTATAAATCAAGTATCTACGACGTAAGTAAATGTATTCTTGCAAAAAAGCTTCTCACTTCATTGATGTGCCATACGAGGTGTACGTTTTCTGACAGTAGAATGTCCAGACTAGACGAGACGTTCTGTGTCATGTCAGTCACGCAGACAGATGCTCCTGTGTCGTTCTGCTCCATAATGTTCCTCTCATCATTGTATAGTCCACTCTCCTTTTCTAATTCGCTATGCCACTGTGTGAGGTGGAACCTCCTCGACAAGAATTCAGGATCAGGACCCATCCTTATTATAATAATCTGCAGGTTTATAAATATCTAATTAAATTAGAATATGATATACAAATGACATACAAATATCAAAATTGCaactttaaaaatgataatttctTAAGAAATCACTACATGTTTGAATAGCATTTTCAGTTAATATGCACCTCATACCTTTGGAATAAACACCATACAAAGAGTGCTACAGCAGCATGTGATGATCACAAGGGTCGCAATGCAGAACTGCACATTTGGCTGGTCCTGCCACAGCATGGATGCACATGTACCAATCAGAATCACTGggactgacacaaacacactgattCGGATACTCCTGCTGTCATTTACGGCAGGGATGTTCATGTGGCGTGTGATCCATGCCAGGAAACATGTA is part of the Carassius auratus strain Wakin unplaced genomic scaffold, ASM336829v1 scaf_tig00035436, whole genome shotgun sequence genome and encodes:
- the LOC113081981 gene encoding gamma-aminobutyric acid type B receptor subunit 2-like, producing MGFWMTAFYVYKGIILLSTCFLAWITRHMNIPAVNDSRSIRISVFVSVPVILIGTCASMLWQDQPNVQFCIATLVIITCCCSTLCMVFIPKIIIIRMGPDPEFLSRRFHLTQWHSELEKESGLYNDERNIMEQNDTGASVCVTDMTQNVSSSLDILLSENVHLVWHINELDSELEDLTRQLHELSAHVVENVIIRSFVHKAVKEKCRTLPESSNCNRRLLEDINSPEHIQRRLSLQLPILHHAYLPSIGGVESSPLNSPFESPQYTPVPGHMECW